GTCCGCCCTAATCAGTTTGTTATGTAGCAGCAACTGTTGGGATCTATTTCATTAATGAATTCATAATGGGGTGACAAACTCGATCGGATTGCCGTTATTGTCTTGAATCACACAGAGCCGAATACCCGGATCGGGATAGCTTCCGAGTTCGACAAATGTTTTCACACCCCGTCGATTTAATTCAGCAAGAACTGCATCGACATCTCGAACTCGAAAACAAAAATGTCCGATGCCTGTTGTCCTTAATCCTTCACCAAAATTAGTCGCGATCGGCATTCCTGATTGTGACTGAGTAGAGCCAATAATTTCGAGGCGAAAGCCATATACACTGAGATAAGCCAATTTCAGATCTGGGAAAACGCCTACTGTCCATTCATGTTCGATCGTCGCATCTAGCTTTTCTTGATACCACTGAAGCGTTTCCTCATAGTTCGGTACATTCAAGCAAACACGATCGATTTGCATCGAACTCAGAGGATTTGAGCCTAGAGTTGAAGATGTTTGAGTTAAAATTGTCATTTGAATCTCCTGTAATTGTGAATGTTCTAGATACCTCAGAGTCTTACCATGTGAGCGAATGGGGTGCGAGATGTCCGATCGTCGATCGAAACACATCATCTGGATCGTATTTCTGCTTAAGATCGAGCAATCGCTCATAGTTCGACCCGAAGGCAAGCCGATCGCGCTCCTGTTCTTGCTCCGAAAGGAGATTGATGTATCCCTCTCTCAAAGCATCATTGAGGTAATTTTGTTCCAACTTTTATCAAATCGGCAGCCTTTTCTCCAATCATAATTGCCGATGCATTTGTGTTTCCTGCGATCATAGTTGGCATAATCGATGCATCAACAACTCGTAACCCTTCAATCCCCCGTACCTTGAGTTGAGGATCGACAACCGCCATCCGATCGATACCCATTTTGCACGTCCCAACAGGATGCCATCCCGTACCGCACGTTTGCCGAATATAATCTTCGATTGCTTTGTCGCTCTGCACAGAACTTCCTGGAGCAATTTCCTCGCCCCGAAACTCATTAAACGCATCGGAGTACACAATTTGACGCAAAATTTTGAGTCCTTCAACCATCAGTTGCATGTCAGATTCTTTCTGAAGATAGTTGACCCGAATCAACGGTGGGTCGAAGGGGGAGGAGGAACGTAGTCTTACACTACCACGACTTTCGGGACGGGTGATGTAAAAGGGAAGGGTGAATGCCGGACCTTCATGTGCATAGGCAGGATCGACATATAAAATCGGAACAATTGTAAATTGCAAATTAGGTGCTTCATCTAAATTATTGTTGGTATGCATAAATAACCCAGCTTCTCCCCCATTACTACTTGGCGCAACGGGCACGTCAGTAGTAGACTGGTAGGCAATAACGGCAAGTGGGTGATCTTGAAGATTCTGTCCGACACCCGGCAAATCAACGATCGCAGGAATGCCTACTGCCCGCAGATGTTCGGCAGGTCCAATTCCAGAAAGCATTAGCAGCTTGGGGGACTCGAAGGCACCAGCACTCAAAATCACTTCGGAGTTGTTCCTAACTTGATACTCCTTTCCATTTTGGACATACGTTACCCCTACCGCGCGCTTTCCCTCAAAGAGTAAACGAGTCACCAATGCTCCTGTTTGAATGGTCAAGTTGGGGCGATCTTTAATCGGACGCAGAAATGCCACTGCTGTACTTTGGCGCTTGCCATCTTTCACGGTCACTTGGTAAAGTCCTGCACCTTCCTGCTGTACACCATTAAAGTCGGGATTTTGCTCATAGCCCTGTGCGATCGCGGCTTCCACAAAGCGTTGCGACACTTTTGCAGGAGAGAGTGGATCTGTGATGCTAAGGGGTCCATCAACCCCGTGAAATAACGATGCTCCCCGCTGCTGGTTTTCCGATTTCTTGAAGTAAGGCAAAACATCCTGATAACTCCAACCAGTATTACCTAATGCTTGCCAGCTATCGTAGTCACGTTCATTGCCTCGGATATAAATCATGCCATTAATCGAACTGCTGCCGCCCAAGACTTTACCGCGTGAAGATAAAATTTTGCGGTTGTTTAGGTAAGGTTCCCCTTCAGTTAAGTATGCCCAGTCCACTTCCGAGCCTAAGAGTGTAGTAGGCCACAAGTTCGGAACTTGAAGTTCTGGCTTGGTATCAGGACCACCCGCTTCGAGCAGCAATACTTTAGTATTAGGGTCTTCTGTAAGACGGTTGGCAACAACGCAGCCTGCTGAACCAGCGCCAATCACAATATAGTCATATTGAGCCATTTCATGTTTCATACATGTAGTTGTCATGATTTCTCCTTTTCAGGTAATTGTTTGTTGAATGATGGCGACATTAGTGGGTTGGCGATCGCAAATTCTGCTGCTAGTCGCGCCCTGCCACAATAATCTTTTCTGCTAGACCGACTGGGTTAGAAAACATGACCTCATGACTACCGGGCATTTGTACAAGCCGAAATAGCCCCAAGCGGTTAGACATTCTCGGATGCCAACCCCACTGTTCGCCTTGAGGGAGGACATTATCTTCTGTACAGTAGAGGTAACTTTTAGGAATGGGCAGCGAGTAAAACTGCTTCAGGTCTAATTTGTCAATCCACGGTTGATACGGTTCAGGGGATAATCGTGCGTAACTGGATCGAGCCAGTTCGAGGTCAGCATCATTGAGAAGCGCTTCTCGCCAAAGCTCAAACGGCATCACCATCGTACGATCGTCCGATTCTCTAGCTAGAGAGTCAAATAACGCTTGATAATGCGGCGGAAGGCTATCTCTGAGGCTTTCTCCATCATTGAGGACAAAAGCATCTAAGAAGATCAGTCGTCTAATGCGATCGGGAATCGCTTCAGCAACTTTCGCAATGATTGTTCCGGCAAAACTATGACCTAAGAGAACAATATCGGTTAAGTCTTTGCCAACAATGGAATCGACGATCGATTGCGTACATTGAGCATGGTTAACGTTTTTATCTACGCTTTTACCATGTCCGGCGATCGTGGGAGCAAAAGCTTGATGTCCTTGCGCTTGTAAATGTTTAATGACAGTTTCCCAAGCAGAACCATCGTGCCATGCGCCGTGAACTAAGACAAAAGTTAACATTGAATGATTCCCCAACAATATATGTAGGAGCTAGCAATCAGAAACGCGCCGAGTCCTGATTGCAGGTTTGGGCGTTTGTGTGCTGACTCCTACACTGAGTCGCGATCGCTGGCACGATCGATTAGTGCGTTTGAGGGCAAGCTTGGATCGATCGCCTTACGCGCACTTTCAACACCCACAACGGGTAGTGTACCCGGATCGAGCAAGCCGAGTTGAACCAATACACTTGCCTGATCCCAGTAGATGTGTTCGTGGGCTAGCTTGTCGCCACGGAACTGAACGATCGCTACCAATGCCACTTCAACCCGTTTCCCTGTCGGAGCAATGCCAGGTAGCATCCAGTCCATTCGGATGGTATGAGTGAACTTAACCAGCATTTCATCGACAAGCCGATCGGTTCCAATCGTGCGCGAGATTGGGATTAGCTCCATGTCTGGCGGTATTTGTGGAATGCCGTATTTGGAATAAAACTCGCGCAGTGCTGGTTTCCCTACTCCCCCAGTCATTACCGGAATGTCATTAACATAAGCATCCTCAACCATCGTGGCAAGAGCATCTTCAACGTTGTGAGTGCCAAACTCGTGTCGCAGATGCTCATCCCAGAGTTCTTGCAAAGACTCCTGGGCTGGTGTCAGGTTGCTAGTTGCCTTTATATTTGCTTGTTCGTCTACAGATTGCTGTTTGACCATGATTGGATTCTCCTAGTTCTATCTGTTTAAGGTGTATTGAGTTCCAAGGCTCGACTTCTTTCAAATTCTTACAATTATTGCTTCAACATCGGCTTCTTTCGTGACATTTGCTTGCACAAAAATCGCCTCTCCGCCAGCTTCCTGAATCAATCGAACGGTTTCTTCACCTTCATCCATTCGACGACCCACCACCGCCACCTTTGCTTGTTGTTGGGCATAAGCGATCGCGGCTGCACGACCAATTCCTGAAGTTCCTCCAGTGACTAACGCCACTACCCTGAAGTATCATTGTGTTTCTCCTTCTGTCAATGCCATTAGATTCAAGTACTAATTAGAGAAGATGCTTGTAGCCAGATGCATTTACGCCTCGTCTATGGCGCGGTTGCAGCACGATCGATGAGCTTGGCAACGGCATCTGAATGGGAAACCATCACGACATGGGACGCGCCATTCACAACAACGGTTTCCTTTGAGATAGCGCGCTTCGCCATGAAAGACAGTGCCGCTGGAGGAATGTTCAAGTCGCGATCGCCATAAATAAACCAGGACGGGGTAGATTTCCATGCGGGCGCACCGGAGGCTTCGTTCAGGGCGGCTTCTGTAATCGGGCGCTGGGTGCTAGCCATCAGTTGCGCGTCGCTAGCGGGCACATCCGCAGCAAACTGGGCGTGGAACTTGTCCTGCTGAATGTAGAGGTCTTTACCACCATCGGTTAGTTCAACTGGTGGCGCGAGTTTTGGTCCGAGCGTGCTGCCCGGATAACGTCCTGAGAGTTCAATGGCAGTTTCGCCCGCATCAGGAGCGAAGCCAGCAACGTAGACCAGTGCCTTTACATTCTTGTTGCCGTTGACCGCATTGGTGATGACTGCGCCTCCGTAGGAATGCCCAACTAGCACAATGGAACCCTTGATATCCTTAAGGGTACTGGCGACATAAGCTGCATCGCTCTTGACACCGCGCAGGGGATTAGCCACAGCAACCGTCGGGTAGCCTTTGGCGATCAGCTTGGTCAAGACACCGTTCCAACTAGAAGACTCGGCGAATGCGCCGTGGACGAGGACGATCGTGGGCTTGTTAACTTGTGCATTTGCAGTACTCATGATAGCTCCTAGAGAAGTGATGGTAAGAGTTCCTAAAAAGAGAGTGACAATCAGAAGCAGGCGGATGCTGTTCCTGAAGTTAAGCATGTTCATAGTGCGATCTCCTGGTGAAGGCGGTAGTCACAAGGTATTTGCGAATGTTTGAAGTTGTGCTACTTGGGGCTATTTTTCAGGTGATGATTTAAAGCGATCGGTGAGGACAGTCTAACTTTTGGTAAATTCCAGCACAATTTTCCCTTGCGTACCCCCCCGCTCTAGACGCTGATGTGCTTGAATTATCCGCTCCCAAGACAGCGTTGAATCAATGACGGGGCGAAGCTGAGTGCGCTCGATTAGTTTTGTTAAAGCATCTAATTTTGCTCGGTACTGTGGCGTGAGAACAAAATGGATAGTCAGATTCTTGCCCCATGCTTCGATGAGTGATTGCGGCGTTTGAGTGTCTACAATACTCACAAGCCTGCCAAATGAGCGAATAATTTCTGGGCTACGCTGGATTGTTTGCCCACCGATCGTATCCAAAACTAAATCAACACCTAGCTCATCTGTTTCCTGATAAATAACTTCCGCGTAATCTTCGTTCTTGTAATCAATGGCTCGATCTGCACCAAGTTTTTTGACAAAATCGAGATTTTTAGAACTGCATGTTGTAAAAACATAGGCTCCCATTGCTTTTGCAAGTTGAATCGCCATTGAACCAACGCCACCAGCACCCGCATGAATTAGAACTGATTCCCCAACTTGAAGATTGACCCTCGTCACTAGACAATCCCAAGCCGTTCCTCCTGCGAGAGGAAAACACGCTGCTTCAATGTGCGACAAGTTAGAAGGCTTAAGCGCAACAATCCCTGCATCAGCAACATGATATTGAGCATAGCTGCCAGATTCTCCAAAAATCTGCGGCGAGTAATAAACTTCGTTTCCTACCTCAAAGTCTGTCACTGACTCTCCAACTGTCTCAATAACCCCTGAAATGTCAACTCCGATAATTGCCGGTAATCGAACCAAGTCTTTGTAATCACCACGGCGAGTCTGATAATCAACTGGATTGATCGATGTCGCACACACCCTTACTAGAACCTGATTAGGTTTTGGTATTGGCTTGGGCACAGTTTGAATCTCAAAACTCTCAGCACCACCAAATGTTGTCAGTACGGCTGCTTTCATACATTCCATCTGTGCTAACCATCCTTGCTTTATAATCAACGGTAAAGGTATTTCAATACCACTCAACGTAAATGGTTCTCTCTTGTCCCGCAAGTCAGCACCATCTAGTAAGGTAGTTACTGTTCAGTCGCAAATGCAGTTATCACAATCCCGTAACTTGCCAAAAAAAATCCCTGCTTCTCAACCAACTGTGGCTCATATCGTAGAGCATACTCTTGGTTGTAAATGGATGCTGGAGGTTTTACGCTTAATTCGTCAAGGTATCAACCGCCCAGGAGCAATGACTCGTGCAACTGAGGGATTGACCACTAAGGTTTTGAATGAGCGATTAGTAGATCTTGTCAACTTTGGTATTGTTGAGAAAGTTGCTTATCCAGAAATTCCGCCCCGCGTGGAGTATAAGTTGACTGCCTTTGGCTCTCGGTTCGTTGAAATTCTGGATATGATTGACGATCTAGAAGAATATTGCCAAAGTCGCCTCTAGAGCATTGGGATAGATAGTAGTTTATGTGCAAGTTAAAGCGCAGCCCAACAACCGCGCTGCACCGGAACGCTTCAATAGAGTGTGACCAAAATTTGATGTATTAGGCGGCGAGAGTGAAGCCATAGCGATTAATTTTTGACCAGAATTGTTGCCATCGACCTTCGGTGTAAGTCAAAGTTCGTAGACTCAAGACAATCCCCGCACCACGTTCTTTCCATTTCATCCCTGCACCGCACAAACGTGCTTTGACAATGACTTTACAGGCAGCTTCGGTGACTCCCGAACCAATAGGTAAATGACGGGCAACAGCTTCGGCATAATGCATTTGGTGGTGGTGGTTGCGAAAATAGGTGATGGCGTCTTGCAATCCAGATCGAATAGACTCGGACAACCGTTTGGGGTCGAGTGATTCCATTTCTGCCAATAGACGAGTGGCAGCGCCGACTTCGTGTTTAAGAGTGTGGCAATGGGTGTCCATCCAGGCTTGTTGATACTCATCACTACGAGGATGGATGGCTTTGGCGACCTTGCCCAAATACTGCGTGACGTGGTAAAAATCTAACACTTGAGTGTGGGTAAGTGGCTTTAAAAACGTCCAGTTCTCTTGTGCCCCATCAGCTAACCCTTGATAATGGGCATGTGGGTATAACCGCTTTACCTGTTCGACTTGGAGTTGCATCCGCCCAAGAAAAAACTCTCGTCCATGTTCTGGTGCCGCAGCAACGTATGTCGTGTGTTGACGTTCTCCTAAAGCGTCGTACAAGCTAATGGTGCCGACCATTGCTTGCCGAAAACCATCCTCACATAACAACATGCACGTTCCATCCACCCCAATGCTCACCGTCTCAATAGTCGGTAACTTTGGTGTTTGATAGTGCCAATCTTCTTCTTTGAGTAAGGCGATGGTGCCGACAGCTTCTGCCAAGGTTTGTACACTCGACCGATGTACTTTGAGTCCATGATTCTCTCGTAAGTCCTCCACCAGGCGCACACTACTCATCTGTGCGTATTTATGACTGATTTGTTTGGCAAATCTCGGTGTCGAGGTGATGATGATGCGAGCATCCACTTCTAATGGACATAAAGTTTTCCCGCCATCACTAGTTTGGTAGACATGGCGCTGAAGAGCTACCATTCCGTAGGGGGTTTGATAAGTCTTGGGCAATTGCCCTTTGCTGGTCCAACGCATACCGCCACTCTCAATCGGAGAACCATCAGTGTCAAACTGTTTAAGTGCTTCTCCACTCGCCTTAGTTCCTGCCTCATTCAACACTGATTGGAGTGTTTCTTCTGTTTCTAAAAATGTCTTTTGCAATGGCACTACGAGCTGGAGTGTGACAAACTCAGCATTGCTTTCTACAATTGTTACACTCATGTCCCGCTCTCTCCACCTGCACCTGCTTTGTCTAAAGCATACCAGGTTCTCTTTCTCACATCAATATCTGGTCACACCCGTCTGAAGTAGGCAATGAAACTCAAAGACGCTCGCCATATGTCAGCCTCTGCCCAAGAAGCTCTGCGGTATCGAGTCGTAAATGCAATTGAAAATGGCATGAGTAAATCAGAGGCATCTCGCGTGTTTAAGGTGTCGCGTACCGCAATACATAATTGGACAAAAGCTACAGCAACCGAAGGCTCAAAGGCATTAAAAGCCAAAAAGCGTGGACCCCGCTCCAGCTCGCGACTGCTGCCCCATCAAGCAGCAACAGCGGTACGGCTAATGGAGTTGCAGTGTCCAGATCAATTAGGTTTGCCGTTCTACTTATGGACTCGTGAAGCAGTACAACAATTTCTCCTCAGACGCTTTGAGTTATCAGTGTCGGTGTGGACAATCGGGCGTTATCTGAAAAAATGGAATTTTACACCACAGAAGCCACTGCGCCGTGCTTACGAGCAAGACCCACTAGCAGTCAAGCACTGGCTAGAAACGGAGTATCCACAGATCTGTCGTACTGCTGAGCGAGAGAATGCAGAAATTCATTGGGGTGACGAGATGGGTGTCCGCTCTGACTACCAAACAGGGCGTTCCTACGGTCGAGTCGGGCAAACGCCAGTCGTACCAGGAACGGGTAAGCGCTTTAGCTGCAATATGATTTCGACCATCACAAATCGTGGCAAGCTGTGCTTTAAGCTGTTCGCACAACGTTTTGACTCTGCTGTGATGCTTGATTTTTTGCGTCGCTTAATTCGTCACAGCTGCCAAAAGGTGTTTTTGATTGTGGATGGTCATCCGGTACATCGATCTCGTGCAGTCCACCAATGGCTAGCAAAACATGCAGATCGCATCCGCTTGTTTTTCTTGCCTGCTTACAGTCCCGAATTGAATCCCGACGAATTACTTAACCATGATGTTAAAGCCAATGCTGTCGGACGACAACGCGCCAAAAATAAAACCGAGCTGATTGACAATCTTCGTAGCTATTTGCGTAGCACACAACGTTACCCTCACGTTGTGCAAAA
This window of the Chroococcidiopsis thermalis PCC 7203 genome carries:
- a CDS encoding VOC family protein; this translates as MTILTQTSSTLGSNPLSSMQIDRVCLNVPNYEETLQWYQEKLDATIEHEWTVGVFPDLKLAYLSVYGFRLEIIGSTQSQSGMPIATNFGEGLRTTGIGHFCFRVRDVDAVLAELNRRGVKTFVELGSYPDPGIRLCVIQDNNGNPIEFVTPL
- a CDS encoding BBE domain-containing protein; this translates as MEQNYLNDALREGYINLLSEQEQERDRLAFGSNYERLLDLKQKYDPDDVFRSTIGHLAPHSLTW
- a CDS encoding GMC family oxidoreductase N-terminal domain-containing protein; protein product: MAQYDYIVIGAGSAGCVVANRLTEDPNTKVLLLEAGGPDTKPELQVPNLWPTTLLGSEVDWAYLTEGEPYLNNRKILSSRGKVLGGSSSINGMIYIRGNERDYDSWQALGNTGWSYQDVLPYFKKSENQQRGASLFHGVDGPLSITDPLSPAKVSQRFVEAAIAQGYEQNPDFNGVQQEGAGLYQVTVKDGKRQSTAVAFLRPIKDRPNLTIQTGALVTRLLFEGKRAVGVTYVQNGKEYQVRNNSEVILSAGAFESPKLLMLSGIGPAEHLRAVGIPAIVDLPGVGQNLQDHPLAVIAYQSTTDVPVAPSSNGGEAGLFMHTNNNLDEAPNLQFTIVPILYVDPAYAHEGPAFTLPFYITRPESRGSVRLRSSSPFDPPLIRVNYLQKESDMQLMVEGLKILRQIVYSDAFNEFRGEEIAPGSSVQSDKAIEDYIRQTCGTGWHPVGTCKMGIDRMAVVDPQLKVRGIEGLRVVDASIMPTMIAGNTNASAIMIGEKAADLIKVGTKLPQ
- a CDS encoding alpha/beta fold hydrolase, with the protein product MLTFVLVHGAWHDGSAWETVIKHLQAQGHQAFAPTIAGHGKSVDKNVNHAQCTQSIVDSIVGKDLTDIVLLGHSFAGTIIAKVAEAIPDRIRRLIFLDAFVLNDGESLRDSLPPHYQALFDSLARESDDRTMVMPFELWREALLNDADLELARSSYARLSPEPYQPWIDKLDLKQFYSLPIPKSYLYCTEDNVLPQGEQWGWHPRMSNRLGLFRLVQMPGSHEVMFSNPVGLAEKIIVAGRD
- a CDS encoding ester cyclase: MVKQQSVDEQANIKATSNLTPAQESLQELWDEHLRHEFGTHNVEDALATMVEDAYVNDIPVMTGGVGKPALREFYSKYGIPQIPPDMELIPISRTIGTDRLVDEMLVKFTHTIRMDWMLPGIAPTGKRVEVALVAIVQFRGDKLAHEHIYWDQASVLVQLGLLDPGTLPVVGVESARKAIDPSLPSNALIDRASDRDSV
- a CDS encoding alpha/beta fold hydrolase, which encodes MNMLNFRNSIRLLLIVTLFLGTLTITSLGAIMSTANAQVNKPTIVLVHGAFAESSSWNGVLTKLIAKGYPTVAVANPLRGVKSDAAYVASTLKDIKGSIVLVGHSYGGAVITNAVNGNKNVKALVYVAGFAPDAGETAIELSGRYPGSTLGPKLAPPVELTDGGKDLYIQQDKFHAQFAADVPASDAQLMASTQRPITEAALNEASGAPAWKSTPSWFIYGDRDLNIPPAALSFMAKRAISKETVVVNGASHVVMVSHSDAVAKLIDRAATAP
- a CDS encoding zinc-dependent alcohol dehydrogenase family protein → MECMKAAVLTTFGGAESFEIQTVPKPIPKPNQVLVRVCATSINPVDYQTRRGDYKDLVRLPAIIGVDISGVIETVGESVTDFEVGNEVYYSPQIFGESGSYAQYHVADAGIVALKPSNLSHIEAACFPLAGGTAWDCLVTRVNLQVGESVLIHAGAGGVGSMAIQLAKAMGAYVFTTCSSKNLDFVKKLGADRAIDYKNEDYAEVIYQETDELGVDLVLDTIGGQTIQRSPEIIRSFGRLVSIVDTQTPQSLIEAWGKNLTIHFVLTPQYRAKLDALTKLIERTQLRPVIDSTLSWERIIQAHQRLERGGTQGKIVLEFTKS
- a CDS encoding winged helix-turn-helix transcriptional regulator, giving the protein MQLSQSRNLPKKIPASQPTVAHIVEHTLGCKWMLEVLRLIRQGINRPGAMTRATEGLTTKVLNERLVDLVNFGIVEKVAYPEIPPRVEYKLTAFGSRFVEILDMIDDLEEYCQSRL
- a CDS encoding ISKra4 family transposase — encoded protein: MSVTIVESNAEFVTLQLVVPLQKTFLETEETLQSVLNEAGTKASGEALKQFDTDGSPIESGGMRWTSKGQLPKTYQTPYGMVALQRHVYQTSDGGKTLCPLEVDARIIITSTPRFAKQISHKYAQMSSVRLVEDLRENHGLKVHRSSVQTLAEAVGTIALLKEEDWHYQTPKLPTIETVSIGVDGTCMLLCEDGFRQAMVGTISLYDALGERQHTTYVAAAPEHGREFFLGRMQLQVEQVKRLYPHAHYQGLADGAQENWTFLKPLTHTQVLDFYHVTQYLGKVAKAIHPRSDEYQQAWMDTHCHTLKHEVGAATRLLAEMESLDPKRLSESIRSGLQDAITYFRNHHHQMHYAEAVARHLPIGSGVTEAACKVIVKARLCGAGMKWKERGAGIVLSLRTLTYTEGRWQQFWSKINRYGFTLAA
- a CDS encoding IS630 family transposase yields the protein MKLKDARHMSASAQEALRYRVVNAIENGMSKSEASRVFKVSRTAIHNWTKATATEGSKALKAKKRGPRSSSRLLPHQAATAVRLMELQCPDQLGLPFYLWTREAVQQFLLRRFELSVSVWTIGRYLKKWNFTPQKPLRRAYEQDPLAVKHWLETEYPQICRTAERENAEIHWGDEMGVRSDYQTGRSYGRVGQTPVVPGTGKRFSCNMISTITNRGKLCFKLFAQRFDSAVMLDFLRRLIRHSCQKVFLIVDGHPVHRSRAVHQWLAKHADRIRLFFLPAYSPELNPDELLNHDVKANAVGRQRAKNKTELIDNLRSYLRSTQRYPHVVQNFFREKHVAYAAA